A stretch of Vigna angularis cultivar LongXiaoDou No.4 chromosome 4, ASM1680809v1, whole genome shotgun sequence DNA encodes these proteins:
- the LOC108321079 gene encoding protein SRC2: MEYRTLELNIISAKDIKNVNLFSKMDVYVVISLTGDPFHLQSATTHVDKDGGCNPKWNYPVKFSVNEALAKENRLTLEAKLISDRTLGDTVIGTVHVPLRELVDNPGEDNGFRHVSYKVVKSSGKSKGSFNFSYKFAEKVSNSVAAGRLSATASKAETEPVMAYPPQTSAGTSAIPYGTSHPPPPNPAAQYGYPPQQPSYTGYPPVQSGNGYPPQQSYGGYPPQQNGYGGYPPQNGYGYGYQGYPQQGGYGYPPAQKPKKNNFGMGLGAGLLGGALGGMLIGDMVSDAADYDAGYDAGFDDAGGFDF; encoded by the coding sequence ATGGAATACAGAACCTTAGAACTCAACATCATATCAGCAAAAGACATAAAGAATGTTAATCTTTTCTCGAAGATGGACGTTTACGTCGTCATTTCGCTCACCGGTGACCCTTTTCATCTTCAAAGTGCAACCACCCATGTGGACAAAGATGGCGGATGCAACCCCAAGTGGAACTATCCGGTGAAATTCTCCGTCAACGAAGCGCTGGCAAAGGAGAACCGTTTGACCCTCGAGGCCAAGCTCATCTCCGACCGCACCCTCGGCGACACCGTCATCGGCACCGTCCATGTTCCTCTCAGGGAGCTCGTCGACAACCCCGGCGAAGACAACGGCTTTCGACACGTCAGTTACAAGGTCGTCAAATCTTCAGGAAAATCCAAGGGATCATTCAATTTCTCTTACAAATTCGCTGAAAAGGTCTCTAATTCCGTCGCCGCCGGAAGGCTGTCCGCCACGGCATCAAAAGCAGAAACGGAGCCAGTGATGGCTTACCCTCCTCAGACCTCCGCCGGAACAAGTGCAATTCCTTACGGAACATCACATCCTCCGCCGCCCAACCCGGCTGCACAATATGGATACCCACCCCAACAACCGTCTTACACCGGATACCCACCGGTTCAATCTGGAAATGGGTATCCACCTCAACAGAGCTACGGTGGATACCCCCCACAACAAAACGGATATGGTGGATACCCACCGCAAAATGGTTATGGTTATGGGTATCAAGGGTACCCTCAACAAGGTGGATATGGATACCCACCAGCCCAGAAACCAAAGAAGAACAATTTCGGAATGGGGTTGGGAGCGGGATTGCTTGGTGGTGCTTTGGGTGGTATGTTGATCGGAGATATGGTATCTGATGCTGCGGATTATGATGCTGGATACGATGCTGGATTTGATGATGCTGGTGGATTTGATTTTTAA